TATGCGATCATCCAAACTAATGTAAACAGCAATAACGTACGGAATAAATTTGACAGGTCACCCAGCTCGCCCTGAAATAACAGCAGAATATTGCGCTGCACATCCCTTAGGATTATGCCAAATGTCTTGAGCGACAGTGACAGCTGATTTAAATACATGTAATGAATCGACCATGTGATATAAAGAAGCTGGACTATCCCGCTGATCCACCAAGGCAGACGCGTCAGCGCCAAAATGAAGAATAGTGCCACATACAGCAAAAAGAGAGCAGGGTGGCCAAAATCAGTCAGCTCCATAATCGGAATAAACCATTCCCACAGTAAAATCGCGCTCAATATGTATAAAAATATAAGCACTTTCCAGCTCATTCGTTGTTTCTTCATACTGCCACCGCCTCTTTCAGCGCCACGGCACGATCAGACGGGTGAACGAATCGCACTTTGACGCCCAGCTGCTTCACTTGGCTGACAACCGAATCCATTCTTTTTACTTCCTCTTCATCCGTAATCATCACAAAACAAACCATGCCTGACGGATTACGGTAAAAATGCAGCACCCGGCGGATAAAATCTAAGCGAAGAGCGGCTGTAACAACAAGCAACGCGTCTTCAGATACCGCCTTCTCCGTCGGCAGCAAGACGCGGTGCGCATCATCAGAGTGAATTTTAGCCAAGTGAACTAATGCCTGTCTGGTCTGATCGGCCGATTGCATACGCGGAAATAAGGATGGCTGAGAACTCGCTGTCATGAATGTCAGCTTGGCCTGATGCTCTCTTGCTGAGACGACTATGGACGCAGCGAACTCTACTGCGTCTTCAAACGCCTCTGATTTACCGCAGTCAAGCAGCACAGTATATTGTTCAGAACGCTGCTCATCAAATTCCTTCGTCATCAGCTTCGAAGTGCGCGCAAATGATTTCCAGTGAATCAAGGATATCCGGTCGCCGGGCGCGTATTCCCTTACACTCGAAGGAGTCGTTGCATCCTTTGCCGGCGTATAAGCTGAAAGCCGCTGACCACCTCTTGTTCCGCCAGCAGCTGACTGATACATCAGACCGGTTACGTTCGGGTAGACCAGGAACGTGTCATGCACAGCAAATACTTCTTTTTTTCTTATCCAATTAAAAAAATCCACCAGTTCAATTTTAACCGCAGGCAACGTATATTCGCCGCGTGTAAGATCCTTAAGCACATAAGAATATTCGTATGTCCTCCTGAAGCCGATCAGCGCCATTTGCCTCACTGTCCGTGTCTGTTTCGCATGTATCCGTTTATCCGCAAGAATTATATACGGCAAAGGAAATGGCCACTTTCTTTTAATAATCAGACGGATCACCGCCTGCCCGTTACGCATTATATGGCGGTCCTCAATATGCCGTTCCACACGTATATCACGCATTGGATACAAATATAGCAGGATGGAGTACGCGACAAACGGCACCAGCATGTAGAAAATAAACCAGCTGACAAATCCTCCCTGAAATTTCGCGAATGCATAGGCGGTTACCCCGATTGCCAGAACGCCCGCAAACCGGCCGAATGATTTCAAATGTTTCATATAGTAGCAGACCTGCGGTTCACCGGCACTTCCAGCCGGCCAAGAATATCCCTGATGATGCCCGCGGCTTCCACCCCTTCATATTTAGCTTCCGGACGCAATATCAGCCGATGTGAGAAGGCGTATGGCGCCAAATATTGCACGTCGTCCGGCAAGACAAACGTACGCCCTTTCACAAATGCATAGGCCTGGCACGCTTTCATCAATGCCAATGACCCCCGCGGACTGACACCCAATGCCACTGAATGATGGCAGCGTGTCGCTTCTGCGCAATCTACTATGTAAGAAATAATTGTGTCATCTACCGTGACTTCCTGCACATCCCGCTGTAATTTGAGCAATTCTTCTACTGTCAGAACAGCTTTAATTTGATTAACCGGAATCTGCTGTTCCGCCCGCTTCAATAACTCCATTTCCTGCTGTTTAGTCGGATAGCCCATTTTCAATTTAAAAATAAAGCGATCCAATTGCGCTTCGGGCAGAGGGTAGGTCCCCTCATATTCAATGGGGTTTTGGGTCGCCATGACAAAAAAAGGTTTGGGCAGCTGGATAGTTGTGCCATCGACGGTAATCGACGCTTCTTCCATTCCTTCCAGCAGCGCCGCCTGTGTTTTTGGGGAGGTTCGGTTAATTTCATCCGCCAGTACGATATTACCGATCAGGGGACCCGGACGAAATTCGAATTGCATCGTTTGCGGGTTGTAGATCGAAACACCCGATACATCAGAAGGAAGCAGATCAGGCGTAAATTGAATTCGTTTAAACTGGGCACCGATTGATGTAGCAAGAGCTCTCACCAGCATAGTTTTTCCGACACCCGGCACATCCTCCAGCAATACGTGCCCTCCTGCCAGCAGCGCCGTAATACTTAATTCCGCAATATCACGCTTGCCGACAATGACTTTTTCTATATTATTCAGCAGTTGTTCGATCCTTTGTGAATGCATAATTGTTCTCCTCCGCCACGAACTGAATCCGTTTTTATATGAAACCATCATACCTGAAACAAATAAGCCCGACAAACAGAAAAACTGCCGGCCCTTTATCTGATAAAGGCCGGCAGTTTTCATTTCCAAAAGTCATCAAATACAGTGATTGGCAAGTGCCGCTTATGGGCAGACCGCAAATAATGTCCTTCTATTTGTTTGCGCGCTTCATCCGACACTTCTTTACCTTCAAGATAGTCATCGATTTCTTCATACGTCACGCCTAGCGCTATTTCATCAGGGATAGCTGGCTTATTTCCTTCCAGATCAGCTGTCGGGATTTTATTGTACAGATGCGGCGGGCAATCCAGCGCTTCCAGCAGCTGTTTCCCCTGACGCTTATTCAGCCGATAGATTGGCATGAGATCTGCTGCGCCGTCACCAAATTTCGTGTAGAACCCTGTAATCGCTTCAGCCGCATGGTCTGTTCCAAGCACAACGGCATGATGAACCGCCGCCGTTGAATATTGGACCTTCATCCGCTCGCGCGCTTTCTCATTGCCTTTATCAAAGTCGGTGATGTGGAGACCAGCCCTGCGAAGAGCCCGCTCGCTGGCATCCACGGCTTCTTTAATATCCACTGAGTAGACGATCGACGGCCTGATAAAGCGCAGCGCATCCTGGCAGTCATCTTCGTCGAATTGAACGCCATACGGTAAACGAATGGCGTAAAAGCGGTATTCTTCTGTACCCGCCTGTTCATTCAGCTCGTCGACCGCCATTTGCGCCAGCTTGCCGACCAGCGTGGAGTCCTGACCACCCGATATGCCAAGTGTGAATCCTTTCAGAAATGTATTCTTTTTCAAATAATCTTTCATGAAATCAATGGAAGTGCGGATCTCTTGCTGCGGGTCGATTTCCGGCTTCACACGTAATGTCTGGATAATTTCTTGCTGCAATGTCAACGTTTCCACTTCCCTTTCATTGGTTTGTATAGTTGTCCACCATCTCATGCACTTCTTCTATATTGCGTCTTTTGTTGTCCCAGCACTTCTGACTGAGGTCGACCGGATATTCTTCGGGGTTCAATGAACGTTTATATTCTTCCCATAGCAACGAAAGGTTGTCCTGAGCAAATTCCCGGATTTTATAGACAGGCGGGTTTTCATAAACAACTTCTCCGCTGCGAATAACTTGCTGATGCAAATTGACCGCTTTAAAGTTCGTTACAAACTTTGAGATGAACGTATGCACAGGGTGAAACATTTTGATGCGCTCTTCTTTTGTCGGATCTTCATCATGCATCGTAATATAATCGCCTTCCGCTTTACCGTTCTCCAGGTCTATGATCCGGTATACCTTCTTGCGTCCAGGCGTCGTCACTTTTTCAACATTGGCAGATATTTTAATCGTATCCATCATCTCTCCGTCACCGTTTTCGATGGAGACGATTTTATATACCGCTCCAAGCGCCGGCTGATCATAAGCCGTTATCAGCTTGGTGCCGATTCCCCAGACATCGACTTGTGCGCCCTGGGCTTTCAAGTTTAAAATTGTATATTCATCTAAATCATTGGAGACGACAATTTTCGCATCCGGGAAACCTGCTTCATCCAGCATTCGGCGTGTTTCTTTGGAAAGGAACGCAATATCACCGCTGTCCAGCCGCACCCCAATGAAGTTAATGCTGTCGCCAAGCTCTTTTGCTACCTTAATAGCTGTCGGAACACCAATTTTCAGCGTATTGTATGTATCCACTAAGAACACACAATCTTTATGACGCTGTGCATAGACTTTAAATGCCGTGTATTCGTCTTTATATGCCTGAACAAACGAATGCGCATGTGTGCCTGAAACGTCCAAGCCAAACCGTTTGCCGGCGCGCACATTACTCGTTGATTCGACACCGCCGATTACTGCCGCACGCGCACCCCAAATAGCTGCGTCCATTTCATGCGCTCTGCGGCTGCCGAATTCCATCACGACGTCATCCTTTACCACTTGTTTAATGCGGCTTGCTTTAGTGCTGATTAACGTTTGATAATTGACAATATTCAGCAGCGCCGTTTCAATCAGCTGCGCTTCGATTAGATTTGCTTCGATGCGGATAATCGGTTCATT
The Sporosarcina sp. P33 genome window above contains:
- a CDS encoding DUF58 domain-containing protein, which gives rise to MKHLKSFGRFAGVLAIGVTAYAFAKFQGGFVSWFIFYMLVPFVAYSILLYLYPMRDIRVERHIEDRHIMRNGQAVIRLIIKRKWPFPLPYIILADKRIHAKQTRTVRQMALIGFRRTYEYSYVLKDLTRGEYTLPAVKIELVDFFNWIRKKEVFAVHDTFLVYPNVTGLMYQSAAGGTRGGQRLSAYTPAKDATTPSSVREYAPGDRISLIHWKSFARTSKLMTKEFDEQRSEQYTVLLDCGKSEAFEDAVEFAASIVVSAREHQAKLTFMTASSQPSLFPRMQSADQTRQALVHLAKIHSDDAHRVLLPTEKAVSEDALLVVTAALRLDFIRRVLHFYRNPSGMVCFVMITDEEEVKRMDSVVSQVKQLGVKVRFVHPSDRAVALKEAVAV
- a CDS encoding MoxR family ATPase: MHSQRIEQLLNNIEKVIVGKRDIAELSITALLAGGHVLLEDVPGVGKTMLVRALATSIGAQFKRIQFTPDLLPSDVSGVSIYNPQTMQFEFRPGPLIGNIVLADEINRTSPKTQAALLEGMEEASITVDGTTIQLPKPFFVMATQNPIEYEGTYPLPEAQLDRFIFKLKMGYPTKQQEMELLKRAEQQIPVNQIKAVLTVEELLKLQRDVQEVTVDDTIISYIVDCAEATRCHHSVALGVSPRGSLALMKACQAYAFVKGRTFVLPDDVQYLAPYAFSHRLILRPEAKYEGVEAAGIIRDILGRLEVPVNRRSATI
- the nadE gene encoding ammonia-dependent NAD(+) synthetase, whose product is MRWWTTIQTNEREVETLTLQQEIIQTLRVKPEIDPQQEIRTSIDFMKDYLKKNTFLKGFTLGISGGQDSTLVGKLAQMAVDELNEQAGTEEYRFYAIRLPYGVQFDEDDCQDALRFIRPSIVYSVDIKEAVDASERALRRAGLHITDFDKGNEKARERMKVQYSTAAVHHAVVLGTDHAAEAITGFYTKFGDGAADLMPIYRLNKRQGKQLLEALDCPPHLYNKIPTADLEGNKPAIPDEIALGVTYEEIDDYLEGKEVSDEARKQIEGHYLRSAHKRHLPITVFDDFWK
- a CDS encoding nicotinate phosphoribosyltransferase, which produces MTSSYQDDSLALHTDLYQINMAESYWADGIHERKAVFEVYFRKIPFGNGYAVFAGLEHVLKYLEEFSFTESDLAYLREELGFADDFLDYLKGVRFTGDVYSMKEGELVFANEPIIRIEANLIEAQLIETALLNIVNYQTLISTKASRIKQVVKDDVVMEFGSRRAHEMDAAIWGARAAVIGGVESTSNVRAGKRFGLDVSGTHAHSFVQAYKDEYTAFKVYAQRHKDCVFLVDTYNTLKIGVPTAIKVAKELGDSINFIGVRLDSGDIAFLSKETRRMLDEAGFPDAKIVVSNDLDEYTILNLKAQGAQVDVWGIGTKLITAYDQPALGAVYKIVSIENGDGEMMDTIKISANVEKVTTPGRKKVYRIIDLENGKAEGDYITMHDEDPTKEERIKMFHPVHTFISKFVTNFKAVNLHQQVIRSGEVVYENPPVYKIREFAQDNLSLLWEEYKRSLNPEEYPVDLSQKCWDNKRRNIEEVHEMVDNYTNQ